One Hippopotamus amphibius kiboko isolate mHipAmp2 chromosome 12, mHipAmp2.hap2, whole genome shotgun sequence genomic window, CAGCAAGGGTGGCGCCAGCAGTCCCGGCTTGGGGTGGGGCCCTTGCCTCGTGGTCTCCCTGGACCAGCTGGTGGTCTCCTtcgggaaggaggaaaggggagggtcGTTTGCACAGCAGCCCCTGTAGCCTGACTCCGGTGTACCTCAGCTCCAGCCCCCGTCTCGGCCTCATGCCAGGCACAGCAGTTACAGGCTGGGGCCAGCATCCTGAGTGAGCCCACGCCCTGGTTCCTGGGCTCGCGGCGACACAGGGTGTGCAGGGTCTCTggcggggggcggtggggggcaaaCCCCTCAGTGGGCTTCGCGCCTCGGGCCCGGGAACTAGCACAGGTGGTCTCCGCTGtccgggggtggggcgggggcaccAACCTGGACTGCAGTGTCCGGACTGGGGGGACCGGGCTCCGGGCTGGTTCCCATCCCCGGCCAGTCATCTCTGCGCCGTCTCACGACGTGTCTCGGCTGTGGGTCCCTCTCGGGCCGATGGAGGCGGCCGAGCCGAAGCGTCTGTGGTGGGGCCGGCGCTGGCTGGGGGATTAACTGGCAGCAGTGGCTTCCCAGTGACAGCACAGGCCCTGCCGGGCACGCGTGCGGGCCGGTCCCAGGCCCCAGGGCGGCGCAGAGGCCACTCCAGGTCTGGGGCCCCCGAGTGTGGTGGCGTGAGTGGGTTGACAGTTCACGGGGGCCTCGCTCTGCTCCCGGGTGGGAGGGTGGTGAACCTGTCTGCGGGAGGAAGTGAGTGGCCTCCTGACCCTGGGCCTGACCTGACTCCGAGCACAGGGACCGCCCCGTCTCCTGCCTGCCACCTGGAGAGTAATAGCACTGACAGGCGCGGGTGTCAGACCTGCCTCCATGGTTACCAagaggcgggggcagggaggcccAAAGACCCTCGCAGGGCTGTGGCTGGACAGCCGTGGTCGCCCCTCCCTGAAGCCTCAGGCCGGGGCTCGGCCGGCACCCGTCGCATCCCTCCGGAAGCGAGGCCGTTCTGTTCCCCGACTGTGCCCTGGTGGGGGTGGAGCCTGTGCCGCCctgggtggaggggtgggcagaCCCTGCCCTCCGTGCTGAACTGCTCCGCCGGGCGGCTCCCCAGGGTTCGGCCGAGGGGCCCAGAGGTCAGCTGCAGACCTCACTCTCCTGACCCAGGGCAGTTGTCGGGGTGGAGGGGCAGGCGCGGTAACTGCTGGAGTGGCCGGGGGGCCCTCAGGAGGTGCCCAGGGAAGAGCTGTCGCCGCCCAGGGCTTTTGGAGAGGGAGGCCTGGCCGGACAGTGTGCCAAGGGCTCAGGCGTCTCTTGGTGGCCGCTGAGAGAGATTTCAGAGTCCATGACCACTCCCGGGCCAGGCCGAGCACCGAGCAGGCCCCGGGGAGCCTGTGGTGCAGCGGACCGCCCACCAACATCTCTGCTCACCGCGGCGACCCGCCCCGGCCCGTGCTCCTCCCCGCGGCCACCCGCCAGCAGCCAGCAGGCGCGCGTGTTCTTTGCAGAGTGAcctctcttgctgtctttctgtgtgtctgtccgTCTGTCGGTTCTCGCGGGAGCAGTCAGAAGGTCAGTTTGAAAGCCCGTGTCTTCTCCAGCCCCCGAGGCGTGGCTGCCAAGGGCAGGGGGTCCCCGCAGGCCCCGACCGTCCGGCGGTCGCCCAGCGCCGACCAGAGCCTGGAGGACAGTCCGAGCAAGGTGCCCAAGAGCTGGAGCTTCGGGGAGCGCGGCCGCGCGCGACAGGCCTTCCGGGCCAGGGGCACCGCTTCCCGGCAGAACTCGGAAGGTGGGTCGGGCCGCCCTTGAGCGGGGGTTTGCTGCCGTGGGCCTCCATGGGGGGGGTCACACGTGTGTGTCCTCTTGCGTCGGGCTGTGCTCCCCGAGCTCCTTGTGTTCCAGGCTTGTCCACGGAGCTAGTGACGGCGTCCCTGCTTTTACAGCTGACGTTCCCCGAGCACTGTGTGTGGACGTATTGCATTCTGTCCATCCGTCTGGGCGCAGGGAGGCCCCCTTACACCCTCGTGGTGGCTGCTCCCCGAGGAGCACAGGGGAGGCGGGCAGGCTGGGAAAGCAGGACGGGGGTGGGTCTGGAGCGCGTGTGCCCGGCGGAGGCCCCCGCTGCTGCGTGCGCGCTGCGGGGCTGCAGCCCTAGGCCTCCTTTGTCCTGGGGGCCGCCTGTCCCCTCACGGGCTGTGTCCTTCCACCCAGAAGCAAGTCTCCCGGGGGAGGATGTCGTGGATGACAACAAAAGCTGCAACTGCGAGTTTGTGACGGAGGATCTGACCCCGGGCCTCAAAGTCAGCATCCGGGCTGTATGGTGAGGACCCGGCGGCCTCCCACGCAGAGCCGCCCGCAGACACGGGGCCTCGGGGGCTGGTGTGAGAGCACGTGCTCCCGTGGGATGCCTCGCGGCAGCTCGCGAGGCACTTGCTGTCACGCCCGTCGCCTGCGTCCGGGTGCCGGTTGCCCAAGGCTGTTAGTGGACGGCCGGGAGCTGCTGCCGCACGGGGTTCCCAGTGGACGAGGGTCCTCTGCACAGCCAGGCCCAAGGGTGGCCAGGGTGCaaggtgggtgggtggctggCGCAGGTAACAGGGCCACGTCGTCCGGCGGACTTTCTCGGAGATGCTAGAAAGGCCACAGGGAGGGGGACGTTGTGGGGCTGCCGTCGGTGGTCTCGGCCCAGGGCTCAcagccccctgcccgccccctccAGTGTCATGCGGTTCCTGGTGTCCAAGCGGAAATTCAAGGAGAGCCTGCGGCCCTACGACGTGATGGACGTGATCGAGCAGTACTCGGCCGGCCACCTGGACATGTTGTCTCGCATCAAAAACCTGCAGTCCAGGCAAGAGTGCCTCCCCCTCTGCCCGGCCCCAGGGGCGTGGAGCCGTGTCCTCTGGGCCAAAGCCGGGCGCGGGCCGGGGCTGGGTGCCGTGCAGGCCACGCGCTCCCGCCACAGTGGGGGCGGCAGACGCGGCTGCGGGCACCGTGGCCAGCCCGGCTTGCTGCCACGTCTGGGCCCTTCCTTGCCGGCCCGACGCCGGCCCCGTGTGGGCTTTCTGCTGTGTCCTCGTGTGGTCTGTCTGTTTTTAACCTTTCtgttgtctctctctcctctcctgcctgtTCCGTGACAGGcaagcaggggtgtgtgtgtgtgctcacacaCGAGTGTGCAAGGCACGTGTGTGCTTGCACGTGTGCACGccttgggggggtgtgtgtgtgtccgtgtctGTGTACAGCTGcatgcacgtgcatgtgtgtgggtgCTCGCGGATCTGTGTCATGTGCCCACGTGTGTCGTGTGCCCGTGTGAGCTGGGGGAGAGTGTTGTGTTGAGAGGTGAAGGTGCAGCTTTCCGTGGGCCCGGCAGGCAGCAGCTAGGCCACGTGACACCTCTTCCTCCAGGACAGAAGGACCGGTCCTCCCCGTTCTACGGCTGGAGCGGGCGGTGGGGCGGACGCGTGCCTGGCGTGGCCGGGGCAGGGCCCGTGCACTCACTGGCTCGCTCACTGCAGGGCTCCGCTGGCCGTGCCTGCACAGAGACGCAGCGAGGGCCCACGACTCGCATGCACAcgcccacagcccctcccacatGCTCACGTGTGCTGGCATGCGTGTGTACGTGTGTAACCACGTGTTGCATGTACACACACGACCGTGTGTGTGCCCGTAGGCCCGCGGCATCCACACACAAGCGAGGGTGCACAGACGTGTGTCTGTGGTGCCTTTGAGGAGCCCCGTGGCTGGCGGGCGTGTCCCCCGGGGTGGCCCCGCCCTCCTGCCGGCCGGCCCCTTCCAGCCGGGGCGCTTCCAGCGAGGCTTCTGCCAGTTCTGCACCCCGAAGCCCGGGCTCTGGCCGTGGAGATCCGGGCGGTCGGGGCGGCCCTGGGGGTCAGCCCAGCTCCCGGCTGCGCGGCGGGTGGCGTCCACCTCTTCCTGCTCGGgatcggggcggggggggggccctcTGGACCTCCAGCTGCTCCCGTTGGGTGGGGTGAGTGGGCTCAGGCTGGGAGGCCGACCCCTCAGCGTCGTCCTCGAGCACTGAGTAGACGTGTGCGTTCGGGCGCACGTGCGTGCAGCTGTGCGTGTGTAAGTCATGTGTGAGAGCGTGCTGTGTATACACGGGTGTGTGTGCCAGTGTGGGCAGGCGTGCGGCCCTGCGCCGTGTGTGTGAGCGTGCACGCGTGTCCACGTGTGCGGGCAGCTGTGAGCACACGTGTGCGCGTGAGAGGCCGCCCCGGGCCTCGCCGGCCTGCCCGCCTCCACCTCTCACGGCCGCTGTGTGTGTTCACCAGGCTCTTCTGTCCTAGGTGGCCCTCTCTCCCCCCCTTTCTGTCTGGAAAACAGCGGCAACAGCCGACCCCGCAGGAGCTGGATGTCTGTCGCTGGCGGGCAGGGCCTTCGTGTCCTTCCCGGGACCGTGGCGCTGTGCTGCCGGCCGCCAGGTGTCCCGAGTGTGTGCACACGCGCCCGGCCCCACCCGGTGCCCGCGTGAACGCGCGCGGGCCCGGGGGCGCGGCGTGCCTGCGTCCCGTGCGCGTGAAGGGTCACCCCTTCAGTGTCTGCGCGTTTCCAGCGCGTCCCTTCGCGCTGCTCCACGCTGCCTTTCCCGGTGTCTCTTTTCTTGTTTACCCGCCAGGATAGATATGATTgtgggccccccacccccttcaacTCCCCGGCACAAGAAGTTCCCCAGCAAAGGACCCACGGCCCCTGCGAGAGAGGCACCCCAGTACTCACCTAGGTCAGGACGCCGAGCCCCCGCCTGTCTCTGTGGAATGGCCAGCCCCGCCGCTCCAGCCACATGACGGCGGTGCCCGCCCTGCTCGACGGGACGCGGGGGCTGCTCCTCTGTCCCTGAGCGCGTGACGTCCTCCGCGGGCCCCGCGGGGCTGGGTTGAGTGCCCCTGAGCTGCTCCTCTTGGCGGGGTCCTGGGGAGGCTGTCCCGGGGGCTCCTTTCCACTGaccgctgggggtgggggctccccGGGCGCAAGCAGAGGGCGGCCCCCCAAGAATCGGATGCGTTTAGAGGTGGGGCCCTGCCCCAGCACCGACTCAGACCCCTCACGCCTGCCGCTGGGCTGCCGTGTGGACTGCGCAGGCCCTCCCCTTGCGTTTAGACGCGCGAAGCGTGACTAGGAACGTGCCTGGCAGGCTGGCGCCCAGCCCCGAGCCGGGCTCCCGGGGGGCCCCCAGAGCTTTGGTGGCTCTACCTCCAGTTGTCACCATAGTCAGAGGGACTGAAGAAGGAGGTGAGGGCCGCGAGGCAGCCGGAGGGGGTCGCTGGGGGAGGACTCGGGCGTCGGAGCCTCCCCGCTCCCCAGTAGGTCTGggagagcagagcccagggcagggaTGTGGCGTGAGGGCAGACCACCCTGGCCGTGCTGGCAGAGGTCCCGGGTGTCCCGGAGGGCggcagggatgctggcagccgGCCAGTGGAGCGACTGGGGGCGTCTGAGCCCCGCAGGCCAGGGTTTCTGTGCGTGAGGCCAGAGGTCAGCGTGCCGGGCATCTCGGCCTGGCAGCCCTCCCACGAGAGAGCAGGTTCTGGGGCAGCAGGCCTGACCCGGGGCAGTGTTGCTGACCCGCTCTGCCCGTGTCCCCCCGCCCCGAGGAAGCTGCGCCCCGAGACGGAAGCCTGCCCTCCAGGCGCCGATGCGGGGCGCAGCGGCTGGGCACTTAGAGCTCCCCAGACCTCCCAGACCACCGCAGCCAGAGGACGTGCAGACTCCCACGGCGAAGGGGCCAGGAGGACACACCGGGCACGTGGGGCTAAGcctggctccccagcctggggcccGGGGGGTGGGGCGCAGGCCCCGCGGGACACCCGCCAGCGGCAGCTCCAGGCCGCCTGGGCTGAGGCTCCCGGGGAGCAGCCAGGCGGGCGGCCCGTCATGTGGCAGGGGTGAAGGCGCTGAGTGCCCGTGCCTGGACTGTGTGGCCCCCCCGGAACACCGGAGACCCCTCCTCCCGCTCCGTCCCCAGCGGCGTCTGCTTGGAGCCCGAGGGCGCCCCGTCCCCGCCCCCCTGCGCCCCCCGCATGAGTCCAGCATGGTGCCCGCGGAGCATGAGGGGCTGCCCGTGGCTGACGCGAGCCTGCTCCCCTCCTGCTTCCCGCGACGGAAAGGACAGACCCCCCCTGAGCCCCGGCAGGCGGGCAGGGCGGCCGAGCGGGCCGGCAGCTCCCGGGGCGCTGCGTGGCGGGTGGGAGCGGGCGGCCCTCCCCAGCCCGGAGTGGCGGGGCTGCGTGGCTGTGCCCGGGGGTGGTCCCGCCCGGCCGCACCCTGGCCCGTGCGTTTGCCCGGCGTCCACGTGGCTGCACGTCTCGGGCTCGGAGCGCCTGGCGGCCCCGCTGCCACTCCCGAGCTCCTCGGTGGCCTTTCCTGTTCAGCACGGGGCTCGGGGTCGCCGCCCGGGTCGAGCCGAAGCCCCCCTCTCCGAAGGAGGCCTCCTCCCCCCGGTTGGCATTCGTGACCGATGGCCTTGTTTGAGGTCAGCTCGGCTGCGTTCTGCAGCCcccacacgtgtgcacacacacaggcacacacgcgggtgcacgcacgcacacgcacagtAAGCACACGCGTGCTCTCTGGCCGCAGCGGCTCTGGCCACTCCTCCTCTGGGTGTGTGGGCGGGTCCTGTGTTGGTCCGTGTCCCCTCCCCCGTCTGGCGCATGGAGCGTGGTTGTGCCCCTGCTTCTGTGGTTCCCGCTGCAGACGTTCACCTCCGTCCCCTCCAGACCCGGGTGGGCAGGGGCCTCAGGGGCACATTATCCAGGAGCAGAGCtcgggcgggggcagggcagtgggggggcaggggagccgAGGGGGCACGGCCCCCGCTCCCTGCTCTTTCCTCCTTGCTAATGTGCTGGCCCCGCGGGAACGCAATAGTCGGGGGACAGGCCCCAAGGGCGGCCGAGAGCAGGACGAGGACCAGGCGCACGGCGTCCTCTGTCCTGGGTCCTCGCTGCCCCTGGTCAGCTCTGGGCTCACCCTGGAGCCTGGATCtgggggcctggcctggcccaggAGGAGCGGGCCGCGGCCCTGCCGCTCCCCCCCAAACTCACGCTGGGGGCGGGGTCTCTTCCCGGCAGAGTGGACCAGATCGTGGGCCGGGGCCCGGCGATAGCGGACAAAGACCGGGGCAAGGGCCCGGCCGAGGCGGAGCTGCCCGAGGACCCGAGCATGATGGGACGGCTGGGGAAGGTGGAGAAGCaggtgggagaggctggggccCCAGTCTCAGTGTGGACCCTGTGGGTGGGTGCTCGAGCTCCTGGGGGCGCTGAGGGCAGCTGTCTGGACCCCAGGCACCCCGTGTGCGCCCCCCGGCCTAGGGCACTGCCCTGCTGCCGGCCAGCACCCGCACACCCAGGGCCTGGGCACTGgttccctccctgtccccttgcCTGGGCGGGGGCTGCCGTGGGGCCTGCAGGGTCGCTCTCTGTCCCACCTGCCCCGCCCCGTCCCCCTGCCCAGctcccctctgctctctcccGGGAGCGCGTCCTCTCTCGAGCCACGCACGAGACCCTGCacgcagggtctgcttctgggagcCGAGGAAAGGAGTGgctgcttccttctctctgtaGAGTTTCCTGTAAGGGGTGAACCCACAGTGGACACAGGGTGGCCCAgagaagcccatgctctgaagCCCTGAGGCCACCCACTGGCGGGGGAGTTAGAGGCTGAGCTGCTGGGGGCCTGTCCTCCGTTGGCTCTGCACCTCTGTGGGAAACACCCAGGGTCCCCCTGTCTGGTGAGCAGCCCAGCCGCCCCCATGTCCAGGTAGCATTCTGGGCAACCCCTCCCGGGAGCAGCCCAGGCCCCCTACTTCCGGGGAgcatcccatcccctccccaacccGGGGAGCATCCCAGCTACCCCCCCAGagcagcccctcctgccccccgACCCGGGCAGCGTTGCAGCGTGgcccagcagcccctcctgcaGGTCCTGTCCATGGAGAAGAAGCTGGACTTCCTGGTGAACATCTACATGCAGCGCACGGGTGTCCCCCCGACAGAGACCGAGGCCTACTTTGGGGCCAAGGAGCCGGAGCCGGCGCCGCCGTACCACAGCCCTGAGGACAGCCGGGACCACGGCGGCAGGAACGGCTGCATCGTCAAGCTCATCCGCTCCAGCAGCGCCATGGGCCAGAAGAACTTCTCGGCGCCCCCGGCCGGACCGGCCGCCCAGTGCCCGCCCTCCACCTCATGGCAGCAGCAGTGCCACCCACGCCAGGGCCACGGCACGTCGCCCGTGGGGGACCACGGCTCGCTCGTGCGCATCCCACCACCACCCGCCCACGAGCGGTCCCTGTCCGCCTACGCTGGGGGCCCCCGGGCCAGCACGGAGTTCCTGAGGCCGGAGGATGCGCCGGCCTGCAGGCCCCACGAGGGCGGCCTGCGGGACAGCGACACGTCCATCTCCATCCCGTCCGTGGATCACGAGGAGCTGGAGCGCTCCTTCAGCGGCTTCAGCATCTCCCAGTCCAAGGAGAACCTGGACGCCCTCAACAGCTGCTACGCGGCAGTCGCGCCCTGTGCCAAAGTCAGGCCCTATATTGCTGAGGGCGAGTCGGACACGGACTCGGACCTCTGCACCCCGTGTGGGCCCCCGCCGCGCTCCGCCACGGGCGAGGGCCCCTTCGGGGACATGGGCTGGGCCGGGCCCCGGAAGTGAGGCTGCCTGCCGGCCTCCCCCTGACTCCTGGCCTCGGTCTCTACGCGGACCCTCCAGGACCCTTTTCTTAGAGTCACGAGGTGGGGGTGCCCGTGTGGGGCCGTGGGCAGGCGCGGCCCTCGGTCGCTCGCCCTGAAGGTCGGCAGCAGTCCTTTTCCAGCAGGGGGCAGCCAGGCTGGCCGTGCCCGCGCTGCAGACCGTTGGCCCGGCTGTGACAGAGGCTGGCGTCAAGGCTGAGGACGGGGCCCCGGCAGCCAGGGGGAGGCGTGAGCCAGGAGCAGGGCCGGGTGAGGGTGGCAGCGAGGGGCAGGCCTGTCTGGGGAGGATCAGAGGCCGTGAGGCCTGGTGGGGGGGCTGCCCGGGGGGGTGTGGCTTGTGTTGCCCCCGTTCCTGTCCCGCCCTGTCTGTCCAGAGCACCTGCCCGGAGCTGCTGGGCAGTGTCACCCTGCCCTGGCCTCCGGGTGTCCTGTGATGGGAGCCGGCCCAGGTGCAGGACACGGGCCTGGAGGGGGCGCTGCGGTGAGGCGCGAGACCCCCGCCAGCGCAGAGGGACCCTCAGACCTCCTGATACTGGCTCTTGGGAGGGGCCGGCTCCACAGTCTGCTGGGTGGGGGTCCTTGGGGGCTCCCTTCCAGATCTGGACGATGGGGCGCGTGCCCCCACGTCCTCTCCCCGCTGCCCTGGCTGGGTGCCGGTCACCAGGCTGTGGCCAGCCCTGCGGGGAGGGCTGCCGGGAGGCTGGGCTCCTGCTGTGGGCTCCTGAGCTGGGCTGGCTGTGCTGAGCAGATGTGCACGCTGTCCTCTGGGGACCCTGCCTCGCCTGTCCCCCGACAAGACCCCGGGCGGGACAGTGCCACAGCCATCGGGAAGATCCTCCAGTAGAGCACCCCCTCCATCCAGAGACGAAGGCAGCTCTGTCTTACAGGTTGTCTCTCCTGTCCCCGCGGAGCTGACCATCCCCCCACCCGCGCTCCTGCACTGACCAGCCCCTTGGCTGTGGCCTCTTGGTGTCTTGGGAGTTGGAGACGTCCACCTCCACCCCgggccctgggaggcaggggcccCCATCCTTCCTGTCCTGGGCATCTGGGCTTGAGGGGCGGCGGCTTTGAGCTGGGAGCCCAACCCCGAGGGGCAGCGTGGACCCTGCCCCGGGCCCCCTTTTGTCAGTGCGCGGGGGTGTCTTGCGTTTGGGGTGAGAGGACAGCCAGCCCGGGCACCTAACACCCTCCGAGGCAGCGACCTTCCTGTGCACCAGGGCTGGGCCCGCTACGCCCACCGCCGGCCACTTCCCCGAGACACTGGGCCTGGGGAGAGCCTTGCTGTCTCCTCAGGACGCTCAGGTCCATCCTGGTCCATGAGGGAATCCGCTTGGCCTCTGGGAGGGACTTCGAAATCAGTATCTGGGGGTCACGTGCCCCTGGCTGTCAGCGTCCTGGCACCCTGAGATCTCTGGGGAGCAGCATCTGCTGTAGCCTCTGTGTGCGGCCCCTGCCCTCGCCAGGACGCCTGGGGTCCCACCGTGCACACCTCTCTGCTGGGGCTGCTGGCCAGGCAGCCGGGGGACGGGCTGGGCCCAGGGCAAGGGGACCCAGGCTCAGAGTCGGACAGCGTGGTCTGTGCCCAGGGCCGTGGCCCAAGGATActcctctcttcctgcctcctggggttgcACATGGAAGCTTCTGTGTGGCGCCGCTGGTCCCCTCTGCCCGGTGTGTCTGCTCTGTGCCCTCTCTCGTTCTCGAGGGCAGTGTTTCTCCACCTCAGACCCTCAGTGGCGAGAAAAGCCCCTCCCGGTGTGGACAGGCATGCACTTGGTGTGGCTGGCGTGAAGGGGGCCCCGGCAAGCGGGCTCTCCTCTGGGTGAGGTCTGAGCGCCCCTTCACCCTCTTGTTGTGGGAGAGGAAGGCCCCACTGCAGGCCGCCCAGTGGGGCAGTAGCTGGCTGGGCCCAGGGCGTCCACGTGCCGCCCAGCCCTGGCCGCTGCCTTCCAGCCCGGGGAGAGTCAGACTCGGGTCGCCAGCAGCAGGGACACTCCCCTGTCAGAGCAGCAGGGACCCTCCCCTGTCAGATCCTGGCGGGTGTGGGCCCCCAGCCTTGCTGGGAGGGGCCCTTGGTTCCTGGAGCGAGGTCTATGTCCTGTCCCACGCGCTCCGTGTGCCGTGGGCCCCTGGCGACGGGAGGTGCCGGCTCAGACGTGCCTCCTGTCCCCAGAGCTGCTGAGCTGGACGCGGGTGCGAGGCCACCGCCGGGAAGGTCCCCGAGGTTGCAGCTGGAGGGCTTGAGGCTAGACTGGCGACATGCTGCACTCAGCAAGGGGGTTGTGACGTCTCCTCTGTAAAATCCCAGGCTCTTGGAAGACAGGAGGCCAACGTCTCTGCTTGGGGGATGGCTTGGGGGGCACAGTTTTGGGAGAGCATGAGGTGGAGGCTCCTCCTCAGGGGCCCCCAGACCCTGGCTCGAGCAACGTGTGGTCCTCCCAGCGTGCCGCACTGCCCTGGGGTCCCCACCTTCAGGAGGGGTAGCGGGGACACAGGCTGGGTGCTTTGGTGGGTGGTGCACTTCCTGGGTGTGCGTCCGTGGCTGGCTGGGGGCCCGCCCTGGCCCGCGGCAAGCGTGATGGTGTGATTCCCTAGACAAGCATCTTCGTTACTAGAGTCCCCCCCCCAAGCCCTTTGCAAACCCTGTGCTCACATTCACATCTGCAAACATGCAACGCACACCTGCGTGCACACACACCCGTGTGCACACGCGCCCTGCACGCACAC contains:
- the KCNQ2 gene encoding potassium voltage-gated channel subfamily KQT member 2 isoform X1, encoding MVQKSRNGGVYPGPGGEKKLKVGFVGLDPGAPDSTRDGALLIAGSEAPKRGSILSKPRAGGTGAGKPPKRNAFYRKLQNFLYNVLERPRGWAFIYHAYVFLLVFSCLVLSVFSTIKEYEKSSEGALYILEIVTIVVFGVEYFVRIWAAGCCCRYRGWRGRLKFARKPFCVIDIMVLIASIAVLAAGSQGNVFATSALRSLRFLQILRMMRMDRRGGTWKLLGSVVYAHSKELVTAWYIGFLCLILASFLVYLAEKGENDHFDTYADALWWGLITLTTIGYGDKYPQTWNGRLLAATFTLIGVSFFALPAGILGSGFALKVQEQHRQKHFEKRRNPAAGLIQSAWRFYATNLSRTDLHSTWQYYERTVTVPMYSSQTQTYGASRLIPPLNQLELLRNLKSKSGLAFRKEPQPEPSPSQKVSLKARVFSSPRGVAAKGRGSPQAPTVRRSPSADQSLEDSPSKVPKSWSFGERGRARQAFRARGTASRQNSEEASLPGEDVVDDNKSCNCEFVTEDLTPGLKVSIRAVCVMRFLVSKRKFKESLRPYDVMDVIEQYSAGHLDMLSRIKNLQSRIDMIVGPPPPSTPRHKKFPSKGPTAPAREAPQYSPRVDQIVGRGPAIADKDRGKGPAEAELPEDPSMMGRLGKVEKQVLSMEKKLDFLVNIYMQRTGVPPTETEAYFGAKEPEPAPPYHSPEDSRDHGGRNGCIVKLIRSSSAMGQKNFSAPPAGPAAQCPPSTSWQQQCHPRQGHGTSPVGDHGSLVRIPPPPAHERSLSAYAGGPRASTEFLRPEDAPACRPHEGGLRDSDTSISIPSVDHEELERSFSGFSISQSKENLDALNSCYAAVAPCAKVRPYIAEGESDTDSDLCTPCGPPPRSATGEGPFGDMGWAGPRK
- the KCNQ2 gene encoding potassium voltage-gated channel subfamily KQT member 2 isoform X2 is translated as MVQKSRNGGVYPGPGGEKKLKVGFVGLDPGAPDSTRDGALLIAGSEAPKRGSILSKPRAGGTGAGKPPKRNAFYRKLQNFLYNVLERPRGWAFIYHAYVFLLVFSCLVLSVFSTIKEYEKSSEGALYILEIVTIVVFGVEYFVRIWAAGCCCRYRGWRGRLKFARKPFCVIDIMVLIASIAVLAAGSQGNVFATSALRSLRFLQILRMMRMDRRGGTWKLLGSVVYAHSKELVTAWYIGFLCLILASFLVYLAEKGENDHFDTYADALWWGLITLTTIGYGDKYPQTWNGRLLAATFTLIGVSFFALPAGILGSGFALKVQEQHRQKHFEKRRNPAAGLIQSAWRFYATNLSRTDLHSTWQYYERTVTVPMYSSQTQTYGASRLIPPLNQLELLRNLKSKSGLAFRKEPQPEPSPSKGRRRTESLCGCCPGHASQKVSLKARVFSSPRGVAAKGRGSPQAPTVRRSPSADQSLEDSPSKVPKSWSFGERGRARQAFRARGTASRQNSEEASLPGEDVVDDNKSCNCEFVTEDLTPGLKVSIRAVCVMRFLVSKRKFKESLRPYDVMDVIEQYSAGHLDMLSRIKNLQSRVDQIVGRGPAIADKDRGKGPAEAELPEDPSMMGRLGKVEKQVLSMEKKLDFLVNIYMQRTGVPPTETEAYFGAKEPEPAPPYHSPEDSRDHGGRNGCIVKLIRSSSAMGQKNFSAPPAGPAAQCPPSTSWQQQCHPRQGHGTSPVGDHGSLVRIPPPPAHERSLSAYAGGPRASTEFLRPEDAPACRPHEGGLRDSDTSISIPSVDHEELERSFSGFSISQSKENLDALNSCYAAVAPCAKVRPYIAEGESDTDSDLCTPCGPPPRSATGEGPFGDMGWAGPRK
- the KCNQ2 gene encoding potassium voltage-gated channel subfamily KQT member 2 isoform X3, whose product is MVQKSRNGGVYPGPGGEKKLKVGFVGLDPGAPDSTRDGALLIAGSEAPKRGSILSKPRAGGTGAGKPPKRNAFYRKLQNFLYNVLERPRGWAFIYHAYVFLLVFSCLVLSVFSTIKEYEKSSEGALYILEIVTIVVFGVEYFVRIWAAGCCCRYRGWRGRLKFARKPFCVIDIMVLIASIAVLAAGSQGNVFATSALRSLRFLQILRMMRMDRRGGTWKLLGSVVYAHSKELVTAWYIGFLCLILASFLVYLAEKGENDHFDTYADALWWGLITLTTIGYGDKYPQTWNGRLLAATFTLIGVSFFALPAGILGSGFALKVQEQHRQKHFEKRRNPAAGLIQSAWRFYATNLSRTDLHSTWQYYERTVTVPMYSSQTQTYGASRLIPPLNQLELLRNLKSKSGLAFRKEPQPEPSPSQKVSLKARVFSSPRGVAAKGRGSPQAPTVRRSPSADQSLEDSPSKVPKSWSFGERGRARQAFRARGTASRQNSEEASLPGEDVVDDNKSCNCEFVTEDLTPGLKVSIRAVCVMRFLVSKRKFKESLRPYDVMDVIEQYSAGHLDMLSRIKNLQSRVDQIVGRGPAIADKDRGKGPAEAELPEDPSMMGRLGKVEKQVLSMEKKLDFLVNIYMQRTGVPPTETEAYFGAKEPEPAPPYHSPEDSRDHGGRNGCIVKLIRSSSAMGQKNFSAPPAGPAAQCPPSTSWQQQCHPRQGHGTSPVGDHGSLVRIPPPPAHERSLSAYAGGPRASTEFLRPEDAPACRPHEGGLRDSDTSISIPSVDHEELERSFSGFSISQSKENLDALNSCYAAVAPCAKVRPYIAEGESDTDSDLCTPCGPPPRSATGEGPFGDMGWAGPRK
- the KCNQ2 gene encoding potassium voltage-gated channel subfamily KQT member 2 isoform X4 translates to MVQKSRNGGVYPGPGGEKKLKVGFVGLDPGAPDSTRDGALLIAGSEAPKRGSILSKPRAGGTGAGKPPKRNAFYRKLQNFLYNVLERPRGWAFIYHAYVFLLVFSCLVLSVFSTIKEYEKSSEGALYILEIVTIVVFGVEYFVRIWAAGCCCRYRGWRGRLKFARKPFCVIDIMVLIASIAVLAAGSQGNVFATSALRSLRFLQILRMMRMDRRGGTWKLLGSVVYAHSKELVTAWYIGFLCLILASFLVYLAEKGENDHFDTYADALWWGLITLTTIGYGDKYPQTWNGRLLAATFTLIGVSFFALPAGILGSGFALKVQEQHRQKHFEKRRNPAAGLIQSAWRFYATNLSRTDLHSTWQYYERTVTVPMYRLIPPLNQLELLRNLKSKSGLAFRKEPQPEPSPSQKVSLKARVFSSPRGVAAKGRGSPQAPTVRRSPSADQSLEDSPSKVPKSWSFGERGRARQAFRARGTASRQNSEEASLPGEDVVDDNKSCNCEFVTEDLTPGLKVSIRAVCVMRFLVSKRKFKESLRPYDVMDVIEQYSAGHLDMLSRIKNLQSRVDQIVGRGPAIADKDRGKGPAEAELPEDPSMMGRLGKVEKQVLSMEKKLDFLVNIYMQRTGVPPTETEAYFGAKEPEPAPPYHSPEDSRDHGGRNGCIVKLIRSSSAMGQKNFSAPPAGPAAQCPPSTSWQQQCHPRQGHGTSPVGDHGSLVRIPPPPAHERSLSAYAGGPRASTEFLRPEDAPACRPHEGGLRDSDTSISIPSVDHEELERSFSGFSISQSKENLDALNSCYAAVAPCAKVRPYIAEGESDTDSDLCTPCGPPPRSATGEGPFGDMGWAGPRK